A stretch of the uncultured Desulfobacter sp. genome encodes the following:
- a CDS encoding DNA internalization-related competence protein ComEC/Rec2: MRHKLILAPMFFIFLSCVTGIIAGHWALLSPWIYFLGVCLVAIIFFILSKPDKFIFLSCLAAFGMTIFRMAGICNPDYSDQHVGRFCNGKSHRISGTINSLPKIYPNKTRYTLNCSNIDTEPAVGKLILTVYHDYSKKIVRSLRYGEHIILTSKIRAIRNFSNPGGYDYEFRMRLKGITGSVYANSRNIIQTGGLDRSFVALAMRFLQRARYHFSSTVAKTSQSTDENPTDFFTKQARAVLTALVTGQKEMIHESTRDDFSKAGLSHIIAVSGLHMSLVGFGFYSLFVYILNHQPSYVITGRAKKTAGFLTLLPLTVYAFFAGFSPSTQRALIMAAVFLTSFLIEKEKDPLNTLYFAACLILLIDPGALFSISFQLSFFCVFFIISGFIFLGKTLGLPENKWIKRICLTILTTVFAGIGATPLTAFYFNMLSMVQVGTNFVMIPVIGFLCLPLGLAGLVSMTFWPGLAHLLLTLDIHILSYCLQIIHWIAGFDWTWARVVTPRPIEIIIYYALILCLGFAIMEKNKRAIYLMFLLIGAGIISTGQGMFKRFYPGKLVVHTLDVGQGNAAVIITPDGKALLIDAGGFGGRSSFDTGRYIVGPFLWKHWVHSLDAVLLTHPDSDHMNGLCFIFENFKVGQWIKNSGTSSSLVCKALMRIAEEKDIKIITPGPDPCRLLWGQVRINILGKDPHLGDNDNNNSLVTQLDFLSFSILFPGDIEKNREKELVYTKNFSLQSNILMAPHHGSCSSSSELFLDAVSPSGVIISCGYMNRHKFPCRMVLQRYRENRISIFRTDMMGAVTLKSDGLGYTVKTHRKN, from the coding sequence ATGAGGCATAAGCTAATTCTTGCGCCGATGTTCTTTATCTTCCTGTCCTGTGTTACAGGTATCATCGCAGGGCACTGGGCATTGCTTTCACCATGGATATACTTTCTTGGGGTGTGTCTGGTTGCCATCATCTTTTTTATTCTATCTAAACCTGACAAATTTATTTTCCTGTCATGCCTTGCTGCGTTTGGAATGACAATTTTTCGCATGGCAGGCATCTGCAATCCCGATTATTCTGATCAACATGTTGGAAGATTTTGCAACGGTAAATCCCACCGTATTTCAGGTACGATCAACTCCCTTCCTAAAATATATCCAAATAAAACCAGATACACCCTCAATTGCAGCAATATTGATACTGAGCCCGCTGTCGGAAAATTAATTCTAACCGTGTATCATGATTATTCAAAAAAAATTGTGCGGTCATTGCGATATGGTGAACACATCATCCTTACATCAAAAATCAGGGCCATACGCAATTTTTCTAATCCCGGGGGATATGATTATGAGTTTAGGATGCGCCTTAAAGGTATAACCGGCAGTGTCTACGCCAATTCGCGCAACATTATACAGACCGGCGGGCTTGATCGCAGTTTTGTTGCCCTGGCCATGCGGTTTTTGCAAAGAGCCCGGTACCACTTTTCAAGCACTGTTGCCAAAACCTCCCAAAGCACGGATGAAAATCCAACTGACTTCTTTACCAAGCAGGCCAGGGCTGTGCTCACCGCTCTGGTTACCGGGCAAAAGGAGATGATTCATGAAAGCACCCGTGATGATTTTTCCAAAGCAGGGCTTTCACACATTATAGCTGTTTCAGGATTGCATATGTCTCTTGTGGGGTTCGGTTTTTATTCCCTTTTCGTTTACATATTAAACCACCAACCGTCTTATGTTATAACCGGACGAGCAAAAAAAACAGCTGGTTTTCTCACGCTCTTACCTTTGACGGTCTACGCTTTTTTTGCCGGATTTTCACCTTCTACCCAAAGGGCGTTAATCATGGCTGCTGTTTTTTTAACGTCCTTTCTCATTGAAAAAGAGAAAGATCCTTTAAACACCCTTTATTTTGCCGCATGTTTGATTCTCCTTATTGATCCAGGCGCCTTGTTTTCTATTTCTTTTCAACTTTCATTCTTCTGTGTTTTTTTCATTATTTCGGGTTTTATTTTCCTTGGGAAAACCCTCGGACTGCCTGAAAATAAATGGATCAAAAGAATCTGTTTAACTATTTTAACAACGGTCTTTGCAGGGATTGGCGCAACCCCTTTAACCGCGTTTTATTTTAATATGTTGTCCATGGTCCAGGTAGGAACCAATTTTGTCATGATTCCTGTTATCGGCTTTTTATGTCTGCCTCTGGGGTTGGCAGGGCTTGTGTCTATGACTTTTTGGCCTGGCCTTGCCCATCTCTTGTTAACTTTAGATATTCACATTCTTTCATATTGTCTTCAGATCATTCATTGGATTGCAGGTTTTGACTGGACTTGGGCCCGGGTCGTCACGCCACGGCCAATCGAAATTATCATTTATTATGCATTGATACTTTGCCTTGGATTTGCGATCATGGAGAAGAACAAACGGGCCATATACCTGATGTTTCTTTTGATTGGGGCCGGTATCATATCCACAGGCCAAGGGATGTTTAAACGATTTTATCCGGGAAAGCTTGTGGTGCACACCCTGGATGTAGGCCAAGGCAATGCCGCCGTTATCATCACACCTGACGGAAAAGCTCTGCTCATTGATGCCGGTGGATTTGGCGGTCGTTCCAGTTTTGATACCGGCCGGTATATTGTTGGGCCCTTTTTATGGAAACATTGGGTTCATTCTCTTGATGCCGTGCTTCTAACACATCCGGACAGTGATCACATGAATGGCCTTTGTTTTATTTTTGAAAATTTTAAGGTCGGACAATGGATAAAAAATAGTGGTACATCTTCTTCTCTTGTTTGTAAAGCTTTGATGCGTATAGCTGAAGAAAAAGATATCAAAATCATAACCCCAGGACCTGATCCTTGCCGGCTTTTATGGGGTCAGGTCAGAATAAATATTCTTGGAAAAGACCCACATTTAGGAGACAATGATAATAACAACAGTCTTGTTACCCAGCTTGATTTTTTATCCTTTTCCATCTTATTTCCAGGCGATATTGAGAAAAATAGGGAAAAAGAACTCGTATATACAAAGAATTTTAGCCTTCAATCAAATATCCTCATGGCACCCCATCATGGCAGCTGTTCCAGCTCAAGTGAACTTTTCCTTGATGCAGTTAGTCCGTCAGGTGTCATAATCTCGTGCGGGTATATGAACAGGCATAAGTTCCCTTGCCGGATGGTTTTACAGCGGTATAGGGAGAACAGGATCTCGATTTTTCGAACGGATATGATGGGTGCTGTGACATTAAAGTCCGACGGCCTTGGTTATACCGTTAAAACCCATAGGAAAAATTAA
- a CDS encoding acyl-CoA dehydratase activase: MKKAVTILGIDAGSVSVHLAVIDMDGTLLHKASEYHHGDVKACLTKMLAHKAVSSVTHVAKTASTPADVNAAICVDEQVAVIRGARHLHKNFSAILHVGGEKFFLSLFDNNGNYKGQRQNSGCAAGTGAFLDQQAGRINLQGSEKISSMALENCGRRPDIATRCAVFAKTDLIHAQQQGYDLKQICDGLCYGLARNITNTLFKQDIPENDIIFCGGVAKNNAVKKHLEAIIGKPLIKGEHTLVYGAMGAALCLADDIKNCQKPARPLNDISNFFLEKTKTKEGLNPALHLTLSDYPDFSSVTTLDFESVEIEIFKPIVSGLPIKGFLGLDVGSTSTKSIIIDQGGEPVAGFYTRTASRPVEAVQRIFKACDHLMSDKKVIFQIQGCGTTGSGRRISGKIIGADLEPDEITAHATAAMNLHPDVDTIIEIGGQDAKFTLVKNGQVTSSVMNTVCAAGTGSFIEEQAMRLNCPLTEYSHRAQGIAAPVSSDRCTVFMERDINYFFAEGYGKNEILASVLHSVRDNYLTKVANIAQIGTRVVFQGATARNRALVAAFEQKLNKPIHVSRYCHLTGALGIALMAMQMKEEGELPESNFRGFNLWKEPIPVRQEVCRLCTNHCKITIAEVKGETLAYGFLCGRDYQTKKRVNASGLQDLLGMRKEVRNSTLPGPLVCKDNEKQITIGLPNALHMVQDLDFWQIFFKELGLKVVTSLKCTTPVKQGKQIAGAEFCAPFLGLHGHVQFLEDKCDYIFLPFYFEDKTSEKGFRRHHCYYTQFAPAILSRISKPGKILSPMVRYLYTSFYTKKQLYDTLNKIGAQLSFFDISSAWDRALSAQKKLESALNGLWASKGSSTKANVLLLGRPYTVLSPAMNNNIPGIFANLGIKTFFNDMIDLETIDYSPIEPLLKQIHWKHAAQNLKAAFVAATTPNLYPVYVSSFRCAPDAFAVDYFKEIMASANKPYLVLELDEHDSSVGYETRIEAAVRAFENHRRQDLPPQSTDPSLFAPKFDKSIGQKTVIFPNWDAISGHLIVNIFKNEGYNALLMEESQETLKKALLTNTGQCLPLNAVASGFIHTVKKNGLSPENTVLWLNESDIACNIKMYPYHIQKIFTRHGKGFEKARVYLGELSLFDLGFKASTNTYFAYMFGGLFRSIGCKIRPYEINKGQTNAALRTAGSIMGTAFLTGGSKEKALKEIMSIFEQIPVKKETRPKVGIFGDLYVRDNRIMNQNLIQFIEDNGGEVVTTPYYQYVQIIANAYFKKWFKEGKYMSLISNKALLAAVRTMEKKYYPFFAPFFNETELKVNASYEHILDTYGMLPEHTGESMDNLLKIHYMVNEHPGLALLVAVNPAFCCPGLVTEAMASQIEKKVGIPIINITYDLSGGNKNKVVVPFLKYLKTPPYSQSRKAFV; this comes from the coding sequence ATGAAAAAAGCAGTCACGATACTCGGTATTGATGCCGGATCCGTATCCGTTCATCTTGCAGTTATTGATATGGACGGCACTCTTTTGCATAAAGCTTCTGAATATCACCATGGCGATGTCAAGGCATGTTTGACAAAAATGCTCGCTCATAAGGCCGTTTCATCCGTGACCCATGTGGCTAAAACGGCATCCACGCCGGCCGATGTCAATGCAGCGATTTGTGTTGACGAACAGGTAGCTGTCATACGCGGCGCCCGCCACCTGCATAAAAATTTTAGTGCTATTCTGCATGTGGGTGGAGAAAAATTTTTCTTAAGCCTGTTTGACAACAACGGCAATTATAAAGGTCAGCGGCAAAATTCGGGATGTGCTGCGGGCACCGGTGCATTCCTTGACCAGCAGGCCGGCCGGATTAATCTGCAGGGGTCGGAAAAAATTTCATCCATGGCCCTTGAAAATTGCGGCCGGCGGCCGGATATCGCCACCCGGTGCGCGGTCTTTGCAAAGACTGATCTGATCCATGCCCAGCAGCAAGGCTATGATCTTAAACAAATCTGTGACGGGCTTTGCTACGGACTTGCCAGAAACATTACCAACACCTTGTTCAAACAGGATATCCCGGAAAATGATATTATATTCTGCGGCGGTGTCGCCAAAAACAATGCCGTTAAAAAGCATCTTGAAGCGATTATCGGAAAACCGCTTATCAAAGGTGAACATACTCTGGTTTATGGCGCCATGGGCGCAGCATTGTGTCTTGCGGATGACATAAAAAATTGCCAAAAACCTGCCCGGCCATTAAATGATATCAGCAACTTTTTCCTGGAAAAAACAAAAACCAAAGAGGGGCTTAACCCAGCCCTTCATCTTACCCTGTCTGATTATCCTGACTTTTCATCCGTTACAACCCTTGATTTTGAGTCTGTTGAAATTGAAATTTTCAAACCTATTGTCAGCGGCCTACCGATTAAAGGATTTTTAGGGCTTGACGTGGGCTCCACCAGCACCAAAAGTATTATTATTGATCAGGGCGGAGAGCCGGTTGCCGGGTTTTACACCCGAACCGCATCAAGGCCTGTGGAAGCTGTGCAGCGCATATTTAAAGCCTGCGATCATCTTATGTCTGACAAAAAGGTGATTTTCCAAATCCAGGGTTGTGGTACCACTGGCTCCGGCCGACGCATTTCCGGCAAAATCATTGGTGCGGACCTAGAACCTGATGAGATCACCGCCCATGCTACAGCAGCCATGAATCTTCACCCGGATGTGGATACCATCATAGAAATCGGAGGCCAGGACGCCAAGTTTACCCTGGTAAAAAACGGCCAGGTGACCTCGTCGGTTATGAATACGGTATGTGCAGCAGGCACCGGCAGCTTTATTGAGGAACAAGCCATGCGCCTCAACTGTCCGTTAACCGAGTATTCTCACAGGGCCCAAGGTATTGCAGCGCCCGTATCCAGTGACCGGTGTACCGTATTCATGGAAAGGGACATCAACTATTTTTTTGCCGAAGGGTATGGAAAAAACGAAATTCTGGCATCCGTACTTCATTCAGTGCGCGACAATTACCTGACCAAGGTCGCCAATATTGCCCAAATCGGTACCCGGGTTGTTTTTCAAGGCGCTACGGCCCGGAACAGAGCCCTTGTGGCAGCCTTTGAACAAAAATTGAATAAACCCATCCATGTATCCCGATATTGCCACCTTACCGGCGCCCTTGGCATTGCGCTGATGGCCATGCAGATGAAGGAAGAAGGCGAGTTACCCGAATCAAACTTCAGGGGATTTAACCTGTGGAAAGAACCTATTCCCGTACGTCAGGAAGTTTGCCGGCTTTGCACCAACCATTGCAAAATTACCATTGCCGAGGTAAAAGGAGAGACGCTGGCCTATGGTTTTTTGTGCGGCAGGGACTACCAGACAAAAAAACGGGTAAACGCTTCCGGCCTTCAAGACCTTTTAGGCATGAGAAAAGAAGTACGCAACAGCACACTTCCCGGGCCGCTTGTTTGTAAAGATAATGAAAAACAAATAACCATCGGCCTGCCCAATGCCCTTCACATGGTCCAGGATCTTGATTTCTGGCAGATTTTTTTCAAGGAACTTGGATTAAAGGTGGTGACCAGCCTCAAATGCACCACCCCTGTCAAACAAGGGAAACAGATTGCCGGTGCCGAATTTTGTGCGCCTTTCCTTGGGCTGCACGGCCATGTGCAATTTCTTGAGGATAAATGTGATTACATTTTCCTGCCCTTTTATTTTGAAGACAAAACCAGCGAAAAAGGGTTTCGCCGGCACCACTGCTACTATACGCAGTTTGCGCCGGCAATTTTAAGCCGCATCTCCAAACCGGGAAAAATACTGTCTCCCATGGTCAGATATCTGTATACGAGCTTTTATACAAAAAAACAGTTATATGACACATTAAATAAAATAGGTGCACAACTCTCCTTTTTTGACATATCATCGGCCTGGGACCGAGCACTCTCCGCTCAAAAAAAGTTGGAAAGCGCCCTTAACGGGCTGTGGGCGTCCAAAGGGTCCAGCACAAAAGCCAATGTACTGTTGCTTGGTCGGCCATATACGGTGTTATCGCCTGCAATGAACAATAATATCCCAGGCATTTTTGCCAATCTGGGAATCAAAACATTTTTTAATGATATGATTGATCTGGAAACCATTGATTATTCGCCCATCGAGCCATTGCTCAAACAGATTCACTGGAAACACGCGGCACAAAATCTAAAAGCAGCCTTTGTTGCCGCCACGACCCCAAACCTGTATCCGGTTTACGTTTCATCGTTCAGATGTGCGCCTGATGCCTTTGCCGTAGATTACTTCAAGGAGATCATGGCATCGGCCAACAAGCCCTATCTGGTGCTGGAACTGGACGAACACGATTCCAGTGTGGGATACGAAACCCGTATTGAAGCGGCTGTCCGGGCGTTTGAAAACCACAGACGCCAGGATCTGCCGCCACAAAGCACAGATCCATCTTTATTTGCCCCGAAGTTTGATAAAAGCATTGGCCAAAAAACCGTTATTTTCCCCAACTGGGACGCCATTTCAGGCCACCTCATTGTCAATATTTTCAAAAATGAAGGGTATAATGCCCTATTGATGGAAGAGAGCCAGGAGACCCTTAAAAAAGCGCTTCTAACAAATACCGGACAATGTCTCCCCCTAAATGCCGTTGCATCAGGATTTATCCACACCGTGAAAAAAAACGGGTTATCCCCGGAAAACACAGTTTTATGGCTGAATGAATCTGATATTGCCTGCAATATTAAAATGTACCCCTACCATATCCAGAAAATTTTTACCCGCCATGGAAAAGGCTTTGAAAAAGCCAGGGTCTATTTAGGAGAACTTTCTCTATTTGATTTAGGGTTCAAGGCATCAACCAACACCTATTTTGCATATATGTTTGGCGGACTTTTCAGAAGCATCGGCTGCAAGATCAGGCCGTATGAAATAAACAAAGGACAAACCAATGCGGCGTTGCGAACCGCAGGTTCCATAATGGGTACGGCATTTCTTACGGGCGGATCAAAGGAAAAGGCCCTGAAGGAAATTATGTCCATATTTGAACAAATCCCTGTAAAAAAAGAAACACGGCCAAAGGTAGGAATATTCGGGGATCTTTATGTCAGAGACAACCGAATAATGAATCAGAATCTGATCCAATTCATTGAGGATAATGGTGGAGAGGTGGTGACCACACCATATTATCAGTATGTTCAGATCATCGCCAATGCCTACTTTAAAAAATGGTTCAAAGAAGGCAAATATATGAGCCTGATTTCAAACAAAGCCCTTCTGGCTGCGGTAAGAACCATGGAAAAAAAGTATTACCCATTTTTTGCACCGTTTTTTAATGAAACGGAACTTAAGGTAAATGCATCCTATGAACATATCCTTGACACCTACGGCATGCTGCCCGAGCACACCGGAGAATCCATGGATAACCTGCTGAAAATTCACTATATGGTCAATGAACATCCAGGCTTAGCACTTCTGGTTGCCGTCAATCCGGCATTTTGCTGTCCCGGCCTTGTCACCGAGGCAATGGCCTCACAGATTGAAAAAAAGGTCGGAATTCCCATTATCAATATTACGTATGATCTGTCCGGAGGTAACAAAAACAAGGTGGTGGTGCCTTTCCTGAAATATTTAAAAACACCCCCCTATTCCCAGAGCCGGAAGGCCTTTGTCTGA
- a CDS encoding ABC transporter permease — MIRPRIEKLGVACIDDTRSLGRISIFFFQGIWRNFMPFVQVSKIMEQVWFIGYKSMFVIVLTALFTGMVLGLQGYYTLVDFGSEASLGSAVAMTLIRELGPVLSAIMITARAGSAMAAEIGVMRISEQIDALVTMDIHPVRFTFSPRLAASIISFPLLTALFDVTGIFGGFLTGVVMLDVNQYIYMDRVIRSIELADVTGGFIKALVFGAIVSTMCCYKGFFAHMSGTETGQGAKSVSLATTNAVVNSCILILVSDYIITSFLV, encoded by the coding sequence ATGATCAGACCCCGTATTGAAAAATTAGGCGTAGCCTGCATTGACGACACACGATCCCTTGGTCGCATATCGATTTTCTTCTTCCAGGGTATATGGCGTAATTTCATGCCTTTTGTTCAGGTCTCCAAGATTATGGAACAGGTGTGGTTTATTGGTTACAAATCCATGTTTGTCATCGTTTTAACCGCTTTGTTTACCGGGATGGTACTTGGGCTTCAAGGGTACTACACCCTGGTGGATTTTGGTTCTGAGGCGTCCCTTGGATCAGCCGTTGCCATGACACTCATCCGTGAACTTGGGCCCGTGCTGTCCGCCATCATGATTACGGCCCGGGCCGGGTCTGCCATGGCCGCGGAGATTGGTGTCATGCGGATTTCAGAACAGATTGACGCCCTTGTAACCATGGATATTCATCCGGTTCGATTCACCTTCTCTCCTCGCCTTGCAGCCTCCATTATCAGCTTTCCGCTTTTAACTGCTCTTTTTGATGTTACAGGCATATTCGGCGGGTTTCTAACCGGTGTCGTGATGCTGGATGTTAACCAATATATATATATGGACAGAGTGATTCGGAGCATTGAACTTGCAGATGTCACCGGTGGGTTTATAAAAGCCCTGGTATTTGGCGCGATCGTCTCTACGATGTGCTGTTACAAAGGTTTTTTTGCACATATGTCAGGGACTGAGACAGGGCAGGGGGCTAAAAGCGTATCCCTGGCCACCACGAATGCGGTTGTCAATTCCTGCATCCTTATTCTGGTTTCCGATTACATCATCACCTCTTTTCTGGTTTAA
- a CDS encoding ATP-binding cassette domain-containing protein, translating to MDHPFIELIDLYKTFSGNNVLDGVNLSIEKGLVTCVIGKSGTGKSVLLKHIIGLMQPDSGQVCVNGMPTNKMDYIQKHRFHKQISYMFQDNALFDFLTVWENIALPLTEKKKIPMDQIRQRVKEKMVALEISSHETKYPAQLSGGIRKRVALARALITEPVAVLFDEPTSGLDPVRRNSVNAMISTYQKEFGFTAVIVSHDIPQIFTISQRVAMLDQGKIIYFGNSDGIFQTDNEVVKAFISGKGP from the coding sequence ATGGATCACCCTTTCATTGAATTGATAGATCTTTACAAAACTTTTTCCGGCAATAATGTGCTTGATGGGGTAAATCTTTCCATTGAAAAAGGACTGGTGACTTGTGTCATTGGAAAAAGCGGCACCGGCAAATCCGTGTTGCTCAAGCATATCATCGGACTTATGCAGCCTGATTCAGGCCAGGTCTGTGTGAATGGCATGCCCACAAATAAAATGGACTATATTCAAAAACATCGGTTTCACAAGCAGATATCCTATATGTTTCAGGATAATGCCTTGTTTGATTTTTTAACGGTGTGGGAAAATATTGCTTTGCCGCTCACTGAGAAAAAAAAGATACCTATGGATCAGATTCGGCAGCGGGTAAAGGAAAAAATGGTGGCGCTGGAGATCAGCAGTCACGAAACTAAATATCCTGCCCAGCTATCAGGCGGAATAAGAAAACGTGTGGCGCTTGCCCGAGCCTTGATCACCGAGCCTGTTGCCGTGCTTTTTGACGAACCGACGTCCGGGCTTGATCCGGTGAGAAGAAACAGTGTTAATGCCATGATTTCCACATACCAGAAGGAATTTGGCTTTACAGCTGTTATTGTCAGCCATGATATCCCACAGATTTTTACCATATCACAGCGAGTGGCCATGCTTGACCAGGGTAAGATTATTTATTTTGGAAACAGTGATGGGATTTTTCAGACTGATAATGAGGTCGTAAAGGCTTTTATATCAGGGAAAGGGCCCTGA
- the mlaD gene encoding outer membrane lipid asymmetry maintenance protein MlaD: MKSTNKELYVGIFVIIGILCAGYLTIVLGGVPMFSPKGYTLYAYFSSVSGLKDGASIEMAGVEIGNVSEIMLDNERLEAKVYLRINQGIELSEDSIASIKTAGIIGEKFVSISPGGSDIMLEDKESLSNTESALDIESLVRKFIFKDDN; this comes from the coding sequence ATGAAATCAACAAATAAGGAATTGTATGTAGGTATCTTTGTAATTATCGGTATTTTGTGTGCGGGGTATCTTACCATTGTCCTGGGTGGTGTCCCGATGTTCAGCCCAAAAGGTTATACGCTGTATGCCTATTTTAGCTCTGTAAGTGGTTTAAAAGACGGTGCCAGTATTGAAATGGCCGGCGTTGAGATCGGCAATGTCTCTGAAATCATGCTTGACAACGAGCGTCTGGAAGCCAAAGTCTATTTAAGGATCAACCAGGGGATAGAACTCAGCGAAGACAGCATTGCCTCTATTAAAACCGCAGGCATTATCGGTGAAAAATTTGTTTCCATTTCTCCGGGGGGATCTGATATCATGCTTGAAGACAAAGAATCGCTTAGTAATACCGAATCTGCCTTGGATATTGAATCGCTGGTCAGAAAATTTATTTTTAAAGATGATAATTGA
- a CDS encoding VacJ family lipoprotein, whose protein sequence is MKFYFVLIVMILTLITGTAVAGNTVDQAGQTLSAGGEPVLGSAEDDAFETDIFQEDQADQSSHAMIADPLEGLNRAVFVFNDKLYMYGLKPIAKGYTRVVPFVARKGIKNFFNNLFFPIRFINDLLQGKGEAAGMEFSAFFINTTLGFGGLNNFAQKYVGIQLQDEDFGQTLGVYGIGSGPYLVLPVLGPSSLRGVVGRAGDWFVNPINYAQPWEVSWGAWGLEKVSWTSFYIEDYEAFKKAAIDPYTAIRNAYIQNRNALVKDVAGARKLKNSKE, encoded by the coding sequence ATGAAATTTTATTTTGTCCTTATTGTTATGATCCTGACACTGATCACAGGCACGGCTGTTGCCGGCAACACCGTCGATCAAGCCGGACAAACACTTTCCGCTGGGGGAGAGCCCGTCCTTGGTTCGGCAGAGGATGACGCATTTGAAACTGATATTTTTCAGGAGGATCAGGCAGATCAGAGTAGCCATGCCATGATAGCGGATCCCCTTGAGGGATTGAACCGCGCTGTATTCGTTTTTAACGATAAGCTTTACATGTATGGCTTGAAGCCTATTGCAAAGGGATATACCCGGGTTGTTCCCTTTGTTGCCCGTAAAGGGATTAAAAATTTTTTTAACAACCTGTTTTTTCCAATCCGCTTTATTAATGACCTGCTCCAGGGAAAAGGTGAGGCTGCAGGTATGGAGTTCTCCGCTTTTTTCATTAATACAACCCTTGGTTTTGGCGGATTAAATAATTTTGCCCAAAAATATGTGGGCATTCAGCTTCAGGATGAAGATTTTGGCCAGACCCTTGGGGTATACGGAATTGGCTCCGGACCTTATTTGGTGCTGCCGGTTCTAGGCCCCAGTTCCTTGAGAGGTGTTGTTGGCCGGGCAGGGGATTGGTTTGTTAATCCCATCAATTATGCACAGCCTTGGGAAGTGTCCTGGGGAGCCTGGGGGCTTGAAAAGGTCAGTTGGACATCATTTTATATCGAAGATTATGAAGCGTTCAAAAAAGCTGCAATAGATCCTTACACCGCAATACGTAACGCCTACATCCAAAATCGTAACGCACTTGTCAAGGATGTGGCCGGTGCGCGAAAATTAAAGAACAGTAAAGAATAG
- a CDS encoding nitrilase-related carbon-nitrogen hydrolase, whose product MQNIRVALVIQNCPVNRFAYNLARTVKHVSDAALQNADFVVFPEMNLTGYAPADLSNAVALDSGWMDELTRLAQKHEIAILAGLVEKDPSGKIYATHLVFRPDQPVTRYRKVHLSPFEAPYFTCGDDVKVFKFKGVHFGIQLCYDAHFPELSTAMALKKADIIFFPHASPRGTPGEKSASWKRHLTARAYDNAVFVAAVNQVGKNNASLNFPGISMMFGPDGFLAGENIAYETKMDIHVLNISLLEHIRTHKMRYFLPNRRKNLIDG is encoded by the coding sequence ATGCAAAACATTCGTGTGGCCCTGGTCATCCAAAACTGCCCTGTAAACCGGTTTGCTTATAATCTTGCCCGGACAGTCAAACATGTTTCCGATGCAGCGCTGCAAAACGCCGATTTTGTGGTATTTCCTGAAATGAATCTCACAGGTTATGCCCCAGCAGATTTAAGCAATGCCGTGGCCCTTGATTCCGGATGGATGGATGAACTGACCCGACTTGCGCAAAAACATGAAATCGCCATACTCGCCGGCCTTGTTGAAAAGGACCCTTCAGGGAAAATATACGCCACACACCTAGTGTTCCGCCCGGATCAACCTGTGACCCGGTACAGAAAAGTCCACCTATCTCCATTTGAGGCGCCCTATTTCACCTGTGGAGATGATGTAAAGGTATTTAAATTCAAAGGCGTTCATTTCGGAATCCAGCTGTGTTATGATGCCCATTTCCCAGAATTATCAACGGCGATGGCATTAAAAAAGGCGGATATTATTTTTTTCCCACATGCGTCACCAAGGGGCACGCCCGGAGAAAAAAGTGCTTCTTGGAAGCGCCATTTAACAGCCCGGGCTTATGATAATGCAGTATTTGTGGCAGCCGTCAATCAGGTCGGCAAAAACAATGCAAGCCTTAATTTCCCCGGAATTTCAATGATGTTCGGTCCCGACGGATTTTTGGCAGGTGAAAACATTGCATACGAAACTAAAATGGACATCCATGTACTGAACATATCGTTGCTTGAACACATCCGCACCCATAAAATGAGATATTTCCTGCCCAATCGACGGAAAAATCTTATTGATGGATAA
- a CDS encoding Lrp/AsnC family transcriptional regulator, producing MIENQIRKTILNRIQADFPIHPRPYKILAEELGLSEDQLIDEIAQMKQEIIIRRIGGNFSPDRLGFYSTLCAARVAPDKIDLFTQTVNSFSGVTHNYQRDHQYNIWFTFIAPSVQKIKENLETISQKTGVTEILNLPATHVFKIAANFKV from the coding sequence ATGATAGAAAACCAGATAAGAAAAACAATACTGAACAGGATCCAGGCCGATTTCCCGATTCACCCAAGGCCCTACAAAATTCTGGCTGAGGAACTGGGCCTAAGTGAAGACCAGCTCATTGATGAAATCGCACAGATGAAACAAGAGATAATTATCCGTAGGATCGGCGGAAATTTCAGTCCTGACCGCCTAGGATTTTACTCTACCCTGTGTGCAGCCCGGGTGGCTCCTGACAAAATAGACCTATTCACCCAAACCGTTAATAGTTTCAGTGGCGTTACCCATAACTATCAGCGTGATCATCAGTACAATATCTGGTTTACATTTATTGCACCTTCAGTTCAAAAAATTAAAGAAAACCTTGAAACCATTTCACAAAAAACCGGAGTGACCGAAATTCTAAATCTGCCGGCCACCCATGTATTTAAAATTGCGGCTAATTTTAAAGTCTGA